From Rudanella lutea DSM 19387, a single genomic window includes:
- a CDS encoding SdrD B-like domain-containing protein — protein sequence MKKIYLPTYPTTGNFFAVLPGRWLITLLTLGIFILGGLTTSETLAISAHNRLNYNDSKGIAVAKPARPSTNIKVLTEDSRTVAASFFTCPTILSFTSPSSGTITQCANTALTLTVTNNAVAPEVIRFVYFTSPQSGTAMYSGGTTIGTIAASSISGTKSSSRIVTVPANEGTATQTLYVYAIVDSGLANCFIFDSFVLNVRPAPATVIGGSTTVCQGSSTTLTLPPGSAYRWSTGATTRTITPLINAATNVYSATLTNANGCVSAPDTFTVTGEACTSCVSGPGRIGGVVYNDFNANGARSNTDPGLSDITVRVFACSPSGSSTLVATTTTDLAGNYQVSGLTDGVTYRVEFSNIPTQFGQSMYGAQSGTSVQFVRSPSCNVSLGLSDPRSYCQDDARVAVVCFARNTDLTSEPVIIDFTYADGDDFTARQATDSNRDWAIPLGTYPLVAKRTIGNVGGVGTTFGLTYDKTHRQLLTGSYMRAYAPMKTGSNGFGEGVIYRINYTTTTPAAPTTWLDLETVFGAGYAGTYATDNTFPSPTTFGITNSNPAKIGYTGLGSMRMADDDSELYVVNLRTQEVLVIPVDQTTGAAVSTQIKRFPIPTDACPTGTWSDGRPYRAALGLGVHPTTKRVYATLTCTGPTLTNVRGLVYSFDPKDTTPSSADFRLETTIPLNITIPATNPNDAFWYDQIVHTWDVVTPNTTFYENGFTTTSQHTHPWLGEVAFDQQPDGKYGMVVATRNRYHDIIHSSVYVAGGLLHRVANTGTDAAPTWQMEANAVAGSMVSTVNWSVTQPNFAGGNTSSRGRFFKYVGAEGAMMAGTIDYIPGRSEIVAPAMDNVYFSGTSGVTWLNRVTGERSRDVRILGDYTNVGFENTNFTKSNNWGGVTVLCNPAPIQIGNRVWRDDNQNGIQDPCEPPIAGAVVRLYNATKTTIIASATTNAAGEYYFSNTASTTVTSTSAVVTTALQANTTYGLVLASLGSSTVVTSQGLALTDVSPLTPGESGTLNTGTTTINNDAKLDVVSGTSLPCIKLTTGDPGSTNHTYDFGMVKIPCTLTVTAQASPSNTICVGQPVRLVANVTPEGSYTYSWAAPAGVALTGATTATATATALPVGVNTFTVTVTSAPNCRSTVTVSVTVNPLPAPTVASTTICAGSSAVLTVQNCAGTVRWSNNATTQSITVAPQTTTQYSVSCTVNGCVGTTTATVTVLPPPLLNLTASATLVTAGTNVNLTASGCVGTVTWSNGATGSPITVTPTQATQTYSATCTTGPGCFTTASIVIKTAPPANLVVTSATVCFGSSATLTASGCIGTVTWSNGTTGNTLVTPTLTQTTSYTATCTAATSTTTATGTVTVLPRPVLNLTASSTLVTAGTNVTLTAAGCAGTVRWSNGQTTTSIVVTPTQTTQTYSATCTTGPACFTTASIVINTAPRASISVTSATVCFGNSATLTASGCTGTTTWSNGTMGNTLVTPTLTQTTSYTATCTATTSSTFAVGNVTVLSQPVLSLSASSTLVTVGTNVVLTASGCVGTVRWNTGQTGTSIMVMPTQTTQTYSATCTTGPNCFTTASIVINTEPPANLVVISATVCYGSSGTLTAAGCVGTVTWSNGTTGNTLVTPTLTQTSSYTATCTTATSTSSAVGTVTVLPQPVLSLSASSTLVTAGNSVTLTATVCVGTVTWSNGSTGSSIVVQPTQSSQTYVATCTTGPNCFTTASIVVNTVPPCSVSLTVTPGACLSATNTFSATATLTVNNLLQPQSVTITLGGTSQVYTLSALTTNTIRMTVDNLASNGASLTAIARLSAADCALATAVFNAPTSCEGSPNLVLTKLVSTTVAQIGDVISYTITLTNTGPVPATSVVVNDSASAGVTIIPGTITTSAGTFTPNLTGGTWSVSTLPAGATATLIYSVSVSIEGVVYNTASVPNTDVRVCTTIPYKVCKGEPYAILLQAPAGFNRYQWYLTAPGATTATLVSDGTLNSFTATLPGAYQVVIDEGLNSACPPTGCCPILIEEVEVPLFTVLTQNPTCVGSEPQANGQLSISGLSDTRRYTYQYSVGSSFDAASAVPVPATSIPTNGVIATGLATNNYTVRLTDRQTGCFRDVTVALVSNCVCPEDVCVPVSIRKITSR from the coding sequence ATGAAAAAAATTTACCTCCCAACGTACCCAACCACAGGCAACTTTTTTGCGGTGTTACCCGGAAGGTGGCTAATAACCCTACTCACGCTCGGGATCTTTATTTTAGGTGGGCTTACAACCTCAGAAACCCTTGCCATATCGGCGCATAATAGGCTCAATTATAACGACTCAAAGGGCATAGCGGTTGCTAAACCGGCCCGACCATCAACAAACATCAAAGTTCTGACAGAGGACAGCCGCACAGTAGCGGCCAGCTTTTTTACCTGTCCTACCATTCTTTCATTTACGTCGCCCTCCTCGGGCACCATCACGCAGTGCGCAAACACGGCACTAACCCTGACCGTGACGAACAATGCTGTTGCCCCTGAGGTGATTCGGTTTGTGTATTTTACCAGTCCACAATCGGGAACGGCGATGTACTCCGGCGGTACCACCATAGGGACAATAGCCGCGTCGTCAATCAGCGGCACCAAATCGTCGAGCCGAATTGTAACGGTGCCCGCCAACGAAGGAACAGCTACGCAAACTTTATACGTGTACGCCATTGTCGACTCCGGGCTGGCAAACTGCTTCATCTTCGACAGCTTCGTTCTGAACGTACGACCTGCCCCCGCTACAGTTATTGGCGGAAGCACCACTGTTTGTCAGGGCAGCTCCACCACCCTAACACTCCCACCGGGCAGCGCCTACCGCTGGTCGACGGGGGCGACAACCCGCACAATTACGCCCCTCATCAACGCGGCCACCAATGTGTATTCAGCTACGCTGACTAATGCAAATGGTTGTGTGTCGGCGCCAGATACCTTTACGGTTACGGGCGAAGCCTGCACTTCCTGCGTGTCGGGTCCGGGCCGCATTGGCGGAGTTGTATATAATGATTTTAACGCCAACGGGGCTCGGTCCAACACCGACCCCGGTTTGTCGGACATTACGGTTCGTGTTTTCGCCTGCAGCCCGTCGGGGAGTAGCACGCTCGTAGCTACTACAACCACCGATCTGGCCGGTAACTACCAGGTAAGCGGCCTTACCGATGGGGTCACGTACCGGGTGGAGTTCTCGAATATCCCCACACAGTTTGGTCAGTCGATGTACGGTGCACAGAGTGGTACATCGGTGCAGTTTGTACGGTCGCCTTCCTGCAATGTCAGCCTGGGCCTGAGCGACCCTCGCTCGTATTGTCAGGACGACGCCCGGGTAGCCGTTGTGTGTTTTGCCCGAAACACCGACCTCACTTCGGAGCCGGTCATTATTGACTTTACCTACGCTGATGGGGATGATTTTACGGCGCGTCAGGCCACCGATAGCAATCGTGATTGGGCTATCCCATTGGGTACCTATCCGCTTGTTGCGAAGCGCACCATTGGCAACGTGGGTGGTGTGGGAACTACATTTGGCCTGACCTACGACAAAACCCACCGGCAACTGCTTACCGGGTCTTACATGCGGGCTTATGCCCCTATGAAAACAGGAAGCAACGGGTTTGGCGAAGGGGTCATTTATCGAATCAACTATACCACGACGACACCCGCAGCACCAACTACCTGGCTGGACCTCGAAACGGTGTTTGGCGCAGGCTATGCCGGTACATATGCTACCGATAACACGTTCCCAAGCCCCACAACATTCGGTATCACTAATAGCAACCCAGCCAAAATTGGTTATACTGGCCTTGGGTCGATGCGGATGGCCGACGATGACAGTGAGCTGTACGTGGTAAACCTCAGAACTCAGGAGGTTCTGGTCATTCCGGTCGATCAAACAACCGGAGCGGCTGTATCCACCCAAATAAAACGGTTCCCAATTCCAACCGATGCATGCCCGACCGGAACCTGGTCTGATGGACGCCCCTACCGGGCTGCTCTGGGTCTGGGTGTGCACCCCACCACAAAGCGGGTGTACGCCACGCTTACCTGTACCGGTCCTACGCTAACCAACGTACGCGGCCTGGTTTACTCGTTTGATCCCAAAGACACGACCCCTTCGTCGGCAGACTTCCGGCTCGAAACTACCATCCCGCTGAACATCACAATTCCGGCAACAAACCCCAACGACGCGTTCTGGTACGATCAGATTGTACACACCTGGGATGTGGTTACCCCCAACACCACGTTCTACGAAAATGGGTTTACCACAACGAGCCAGCATACACACCCCTGGCTTGGCGAGGTAGCCTTCGACCAGCAGCCGGACGGGAAATACGGGATGGTTGTGGCTACCCGAAACCGCTATCACGATATCATCCACTCGTCTGTTTACGTAGCGGGCGGGTTGCTGCACCGGGTTGCCAATACCGGTACCGATGCCGCACCCACGTGGCAGATGGAGGCCAATGCTGTAGCGGGTTCAATGGTATCGACCGTAAACTGGAGCGTTACTCAACCCAACTTTGCCGGGGGCAACACCAGCTCGCGGGGTCGGTTCTTTAAATATGTGGGTGCAGAAGGAGCCATGATGGCCGGTACCATTGACTACATTCCTGGCCGCTCAGAAATTGTGGCTCCTGCCATGGACAACGTCTACTTCAGCGGTACGTCGGGCGTAACGTGGCTGAACCGGGTAACCGGCGAGCGCTCTCGCGACGTTCGGATTTTGGGTGACTACACCAACGTTGGATTTGAAAACACCAACTTCACCAAGTCGAATAACTGGGGGGGCGTCACGGTATTGTGCAACCCAGCTCCAATTCAGATTGGCAACCGCGTATGGCGCGACGATAACCAAAACGGTATTCAGGACCCTTGTGAGCCACCTATTGCCGGGGCCGTTGTGCGGCTTTACAACGCCACAAAAACCACAATCATTGCCAGTGCTACCACCAACGCTGCCGGTGAATATTACTTCTCCAATACAGCCAGCACTACGGTGACGAGTACGTCGGCCGTTGTGACCACGGCCCTGCAAGCTAACACCACGTATGGACTGGTTCTGGCAAGCCTTGGCTCCAGTACGGTAGTAACGAGCCAGGGGCTGGCCCTCACCGATGTGTCGCCCCTGACGCCGGGCGAAAGTGGAACGCTCAATACAGGAACCACAACGATTAATAACGACGCCAAACTGGATGTAGTGAGTGGCACCAGCCTCCCGTGTATCAAGCTGACTACGGGTGATCCGGGCAGTACAAACCATACCTACGACTTCGGTATGGTGAAGATACCCTGTACGCTCACCGTCACAGCTCAGGCATCACCCAGCAATACGATATGCGTTGGTCAACCAGTGCGGCTTGTTGCCAACGTGACGCCGGAGGGTAGCTACACATACTCCTGGGCAGCACCCGCCGGGGTCGCGCTGACGGGGGCAACAACGGCCACTGCAACGGCCACAGCTCTGCCCGTTGGTGTTAATACGTTCACGGTGACCGTAACCAGTGCACCCAACTGCCGGTCGACAGTAACCGTTTCGGTAACCGTGAATCCCTTACCCGCTCCAACGGTAGCCAGCACAACCATCTGTGCAGGCTCATCAGCTGTACTAACGGTGCAAAACTGTGCGGGCACGGTACGTTGGTCGAATAATGCAACTACCCAATCGATAACGGTTGCGCCACAGACAACCACGCAGTACAGCGTGTCGTGTACAGTCAATGGCTGTGTGGGGACAACAACGGCAACAGTGACCGTGCTGCCTCCGCCTCTACTTAATCTCACCGCCAGTGCAACACTGGTAACTGCGGGCACAAATGTAAACCTGACGGCCAGCGGCTGCGTGGGCACGGTAACCTGGAGCAATGGCGCAACGGGTAGCCCCATCACCGTCACACCCACCCAGGCGACACAGACCTACTCAGCTACCTGTACCACCGGACCGGGTTGTTTCACGACGGCTTCCATTGTGATCAAGACGGCTCCACCAGCTAATCTGGTTGTCACTTCGGCAACGGTTTGTTTCGGTAGCTCGGCAACTCTCACAGCCAGCGGTTGTATTGGCACCGTCACGTGGAGCAACGGCACCACGGGCAACACCCTTGTTACACCGACACTGACACAAACAACAAGCTACACGGCAACGTGTACAGCAGCTACCTCAACCACCACGGCTACAGGCACCGTTACGGTTCTACCACGCCCCGTGCTCAACCTCACCGCCAGCTCGACCTTAGTCACTGCAGGAACAAATGTCACACTGACGGCTGCGGGTTGCGCAGGTACGGTTCGGTGGAGTAATGGGCAAACAACCACAAGCATTGTGGTAACCCCAACGCAAACCACTCAGACGTACTCAGCCACCTGTACCACCGGACCGGCCTGCTTTACCACGGCAAGCATCGTGATCAACACCGCTCCCCGTGCGAGTATTTCGGTAACTTCAGCGACAGTTTGTTTCGGCAACTCCGCCACGCTGACAGCCAGCGGTTGTACCGGTACAACTACGTGGAGCAACGGCACCATGGGCAACACATTGGTAACGCCAACTCTGACTCAAACGACGAGCTACACAGCTACCTGCACGGCCACCACCTCAAGTACCTTTGCGGTAGGCAACGTGACCGTGTTATCGCAGCCTGTTTTAAGCCTCTCGGCCAGCTCAACCCTGGTGACAGTAGGAACAAATGTGGTGTTGACAGCATCGGGTTGTGTTGGGACCGTACGGTGGAATACGGGGCAAACGGGTACGAGTATTATGGTGATGCCCACGCAGACTACCCAAACTTATTCGGCTACCTGTACCACCGGCCCGAACTGCTTTACTACGGCAAGTATCGTGATCAACACCGAACCACCCGCTAATTTGGTGGTTATCTCGGCAACGGTCTGCTATGGTTCGTCGGGTACCCTGACGGCCGCTGGCTGTGTCGGTACAGTGACCTGGAGTAATGGTACAACAGGTAACACCCTGGTAACGCCTACCCTAACCCAAACCAGCAGCTACACGGCGACGTGTACCACGGCAACCTCCACGTCGTCGGCTGTTGGAACGGTTACGGTTTTACCCCAGCCAGTACTTAGCCTCTCGGCCAGTTCAACGCTGGTTACAGCGGGCAACAGTGTTACGTTGACGGCCACGGTCTGTGTCGGTACAGTAACCTGGAGCAATGGTAGCACCGGTTCGAGCATAGTGGTACAGCCCACTCAGTCGAGCCAAACCTACGTGGCCACCTGCACAACGGGTCCTAACTGTTTCACAACGGCCTCAATTGTGGTGAACACGGTTCCGCCCTGTTCGGTAAGCCTGACGGTCACACCGGGTGCTTGTCTGTCGGCGACCAACACGTTCTCGGCCACCGCGACATTGACCGTTAATAACCTCCTCCAGCCCCAATCTGTTACTATTACGCTGGGGGGAACATCGCAGGTATATACCCTGTCGGCTTTGACAACGAATACCATTCGGATGACGGTTGATAACCTGGCGTCGAATGGTGCTTCGCTGACGGCCATAGCCCGGCTCTCGGCGGCCGATTGCGCTTTGGCAACAGCGGTATTCAACGCACCGACCAGTTGCGAGGGCAGTCCGAACTTAGTTCTGACTAAGCTGGTAAGTACTACGGTAGCACAAATCGGTGATGTGATTTCTTACACCATTACACTGACCAATACCGGACCGGTACCTGCTACCAGTGTGGTGGTTAACGATAGCGCTTCGGCAGGTGTAACCATTATTCCCGGCACCATCACGACATCGGCGGGTACCTTTACGCCAAACCTCACGGGCGGTACCTGGTCGGTTAGCACCCTGCCCGCTGGAGCTACAGCCACACTTATCTACAGCGTCAGCGTAAGTATTGAAGGGGTTGTTTATAATACCGCTTCGGTGCCCAATACTGATGTACGGGTTTGCACCACCATTCCGTACAAAGTTTGTAAAGGAGAGCCCTACGCCATTTTGCTGCAAGCCCCTGCTGGGTTTAACCGCTATCAGTGGTACCTAACCGCACCGGGCGCCACCACGGCTACGCTGGTATCCGATGGTACACTTAACTCCTTTACGGCTACCCTGCCCGGCGCTTATCAGGTGGTCATTGACGAGGGGCTTAACAGTGCGTGTCCGCCAACGGGTTGCTGCCCCATACTTATTGAGGAGGTAGAGGTGCCTCTGTTTACGGTGCTCACCCAGAACCCCACCTGCGTGGGCTCGGAGCCGCAGGCAAACGGGCAACTGAGCATTTCGGGTTTATCGGATACCCGTCGGTACACGTATCAATACTCAGTGGGTAGCAGCTTCGATGCGGCTTCGGCGGTGCCCGTACCTGCTACCAGCATCCCGACCAACGGGGTCATTGCTACGGGTCTGGCTACCAACAACTACACGGTCCGGCTCACCGACCGGCAGACTGGTTGTTTCCGGGATGTGACTGTGGCCCTGGTGTCTAATTGCGTTTGTCCGGAGGATGTTTGTGTACCGGTATCGATCCGCAAAATTACGTCCCGGTAA